A window of Prevotella fusca JCM 17724 genomic DNA:
ATATGCTTTATCCTCGTCTGTTAGCTTTGGCAGAGACAGGTTGGACAAAGAAGCGCACAGGTTATGACAACTTCCGTAAGAGAGCAGTCGTAAATGTTGAGCGTCTGAAGCGTGCGGGCTACAATGCCTTTGACCTCTCAAAGGAGAAGGGTTCACGTATGGAGAGCCGCAGTGTGACACTGCACGAGGCATTGAATAAGCCAGTGACTTATCTTGGACGCTATGCAGGGAAGTATCGTGCCGAAGGTGACAGTACGCTGACCAATGGTTTGCGTGGTGACTGGGGCTATCTTGAGGGTCGTTGGCAGGGCTTCATCGATAGTACCGGTGTGGATGTAGTGGTTGATATGGGTCAGGTTACGGACATCCGTGACGTACGTGTTGACTTTATGCACCTCTATGAGTCTGTTATCTATACGCCAGTAACTATCGAACTGATGGTATCTGACAATGGTAAGGACTTTAAGACGATTGACACTGTAAGCCCAGGTATTAAGTCGTCAGAGGACTATCTCGTTTATCCTTACAAGTGGAAGGGTGACGCTAAGGGACGTTATGTGCGTGTGAAGGCACTCTCTCGTGAGAAGGATGCATGGATCTTCACAGACGAAATCATTGTCAACAAGATTGAAAGAAGCTGTGGAAAGGGATAGAAAGGATGTACTTCTCTCTTAGTATCATGGGTGTGATACTCCAGTATCATCCTGATGAAACTTCAGTTTCAAACTGGTGAAACTCCGCCTTATGCACTGAGAAAGGGAGAGAAAACAACAATAAAAATAAAACAACTTAGTATATGAAAAAAAGGTTCTTAACTTTAATGGCGTTTGCTGTGACCAGTCTTTTTGCCTTTGCGCAGGACTATACGCAGTATGTAGACCCATTTATTGGAACGGGCGGACACGGACATGTATTCCTTGGTGCTAATGTTCCATTCGGTAATATTCAGGCTGGTCCTACACAGAAGAAGCAGGGTTGGGACTGGTGTTCAGGTTATCATTACAGCGACTCAACGGTCATCGGTTTCGGACAGATGCACCTTAGCGGTACGGGTATTGGTGACTTGGGGGACGTTTCGCTCCTTCCTGTTACCAATTCAGCACAGCGTGAGGTGAAATTCTCGCATCGTGCTGAGCATGTTCGTCCTGGCTATTATTCAGTGATGTTGGCTTCTGGGGTTCGTGTAGAGCTTACCGCAACCCAGCGTGTAGCTTTCCATCGTTACTCTTTCCCTGCTGATGCAGCGAAGGGTTACGTTGTTCTGAACCTCTCTCAGGGTATCGGATGGGACAAGATGACTTCTTGCAACTTCAAGCAGGAGTCTGCTAAGACCGTTAGCGGTTACCGTATGTCAGAAGGATGGGCTAAGGATCAGCGCGTTTACTTTGTTGCTGAGTTCTCACAGCCTGTGAAGTTGGAATCAAATGAGCGTGATACAATTGGTGTCTTTGCTGTTGACAATGTTGAGCAGCCAGTTCTCGTGAAGGTAGGTATCTCTGCTGTGAGTGTTGAGAATGCTCGATTGAATATGCAGAAGGAGCTTTCAGGCTGGGATTTCCGCAATACCGTTGCTTTGGCGAAGGATGAGTGGAACCGGGAATTGAGTAAGATTGCTATCAAGACAGAGGATGAGCGTGCAAGAAAGATATTCTATACAGCAATGTATCATTCAATGATTGCACCATCAGTGTTTGGTGATGTAAACGGTGAATACCGTGGTGCAGATGGCAAGACCTATAAGGGTGACTTCACTGACTATACTACCTTTTCACTTTGGGATACCTATCGTGCAGCACATCCTTTGATGACAATCATCCATCCAGAGAAGCAGAGAGACATCACACAGACTATGCTTAACATCTTCAAGCAGCAGGGTAAGTTGCCAGTATGGCATCTTATGGGTAATGAGACTGACTGTATGATTGGTAATCCAGGCATTCCTGTGCTTGTTGACATTGCACTGAAAGGCTATGATGTAGATAAGAATGCTGTCTTTGAGGCTGCTAAGGCTTCTGCTATGCTTGATGAGCGTGGCATGGGATTGTTGAAGAAATATGGTTATATTCCTTGTAATCTCGACCCAGAGCATGAGACAGTTGCAAAGGGATTGGAGTATGCCTTGGCTGATGCTTGTATAGCAAAACTTGCAAAGCAATTGGGCAAGACCGCTGATTATAAGTACTTCACCAAGCGTAGCCAGTCATATCGTGACTTCTATTTTGATAAGAAGACGAAGTTTATGCGTGGTGTAACATCTGATCGTAAGTTCCGTGAACCATTCAATCCATTCAGCACTGTACACCGTCAGGACGATTATGCAGAGGGTAATGCATGGCAGTATGTATGGTTGGTACCACACGATGTGCATGGTCTTGTATCTGCTTTCGGTGGTGAAAAGCCATTTATTTCAAAGCTCGATTCCCTCTTCATCGTTAGTGGTGATATGGGAGCAGAGGCTTCACCAGACATTACTGGTCTGATTGGTCAGTACGCACACGGTAATGAGCCAAGTCATCATATCCTTTATATGTACAACTATGTGGGTCAGCCTTGGAAGGGAGCGGACAAGATTCGCTATGTACTCAAGAACTTGTATCACGACGACTTCGATGGTTTGAGTGGTAACGAGGATGTAGGTCAGATGTCTGCATGGTACATTCTTTCCGCTCTTGGTATCTATCAGGTAGAGCCAGCAGGTGGCAAGTACATCTTCGGTACACCGCTCTTCGATGAGGCTTCGGTGAACGTTGGTGATGGTAAGACCTTCCGTGTTGTGGCACATAACAACAGCGAAGAGAATATCTATATTCAGAGTGCTAAGTTGAACGGTAAGCCTTATACCCGTTCTTACATTGACTTCAAGGACATCAAACGTGGTGGAACACTTGAGTTTGTGATGGGTAGCAAGCCTTCTCAGTTCGGTGCTAAGCCTGCTGACAGACCATAAGAAAAGGAGATTTGATGTAAGGAGTTAAAGGAGTTAAGACAAATGTGTCGTAGATTTATATTGTTTATGGATCTACGATGATAGTAAAACAATCTTGTTATGACTAATATAGCATTTGTATTAACTCCTCTTTCACTTCTTTAATTCTCTAAACTCCTCTCTTTTAAGAATAAATCTTTAATACTAATAAATAACTATGCCTAATTTCAATGATGTTGTTTCTCAGTTCCGTATTGAGGGAACTGTTGAGAGTGTAAATCCTATTGGGAACGGACTTATCAATGAAACACTGCGTGTATCAACTGTAGATGCCAACACCCCTGATTATATTCTGCAGCGTATAAATAACGCCATATTCACCGATGTGGATTTGTTGCAGCACAATATCGAGGCTGTAACGGCTCATATCCGCCATAAGCTGGAAGCACAGGGAGAAAAGGATATTGACCGTAAGTGTCTGCGTTTTGTTCAGGCTACAGACGGTAAGACCTATTACAAGGATGCTGATGACCGCTACTGGCGTATGAGTGTGTTCATTCCAAACGCTATTACGAAAGAGGAAATAAACCCAGAGAGCGCATTCTGCTGTGGTGAAACCTTCGGTAACTTCCAGAATATGTTGGTTGACTTGAAGGAACCATTGGGAGAAACCATCCCTGACTTCCATAACATGGAACTTCGTCTG
This region includes:
- a CDS encoding GH92 family glycosyl hydrolase: MKKRFLTLMAFAVTSLFAFAQDYTQYVDPFIGTGGHGHVFLGANVPFGNIQAGPTQKKQGWDWCSGYHYSDSTVIGFGQMHLSGTGIGDLGDVSLLPVTNSAQREVKFSHRAEHVRPGYYSVMLASGVRVELTATQRVAFHRYSFPADAAKGYVVLNLSQGIGWDKMTSCNFKQESAKTVSGYRMSEGWAKDQRVYFVAEFSQPVKLESNERDTIGVFAVDNVEQPVLVKVGISAVSVENARLNMQKELSGWDFRNTVALAKDEWNRELSKIAIKTEDERARKIFYTAMYHSMIAPSVFGDVNGEYRGADGKTYKGDFTDYTTFSLWDTYRAAHPLMTIIHPEKQRDITQTMLNIFKQQGKLPVWHLMGNETDCMIGNPGIPVLVDIALKGYDVDKNAVFEAAKASAMLDERGMGLLKKYGYIPCNLDPEHETVAKGLEYALADACIAKLAKQLGKTADYKYFTKRSQSYRDFYFDKKTKFMRGVTSDRKFREPFNPFSTVHRQDDYAEGNAWQYVWLVPHDVHGLVSAFGGEKPFISKLDSLFIVSGDMGAEASPDITGLIGQYAHGNEPSHHILYMYNYVGQPWKGADKIRYVLKNLYHDDFDGLSGNEDVGQMSAWYILSALGIYQVEPAGGKYIFGTPLFDEASVNVGDGKTFRVVAHNNSEENIYIQSAKLNGKPYTRSYIDFKDIKRGGTLEFVMGSKPSQFGAKPADRP